Within Spinacia oleracea cultivar Varoflay chromosome 4, BTI_SOV_V1, whole genome shotgun sequence, the genomic segment GAGATTTTTCGGCTGATGTATGATAATTTTCTTGTAGGATTGAGAAAAAGATACAATCAGCAAAGACAAAAATAGATAAATACGAGCGTGACATGAGAAGTAAAGAGGATCTCAAAGAAATAGCTCTGGGCACATCAAAGATTAACTATCTTGATCCTCGGATTACAGTTGCATGGTGCAAAAGAAATGAAGTTCCAATCGAGAAAGTAAATCTGTTCATCTTATACAACTTTCCCATCTTTGTGTTTAGCTTAATAATTTCTTCGTAATTCTTTACAATGTTGATTAATTCTGAATACAGAGGGTCCTACTTGATTTTTAGGAAAATTAACCAAAAGTCCCCCTCCCCTCAAATGCCTCAAGTGAGGTTATTTAAAAAATTACCCCaactatgttttttttaatgtcACTCCTAACTTGAAATCTTATTGCCACCATCACTAATCAACTGAAATCCACCATAGACGaagttttattcaaatttaaggAGTAATATACTTGATTTTTATCTTGATTTTTTGGTATCTGACGTGGTACTTGTTTTCCGTCTGTGCCTGGTTTGACTGATTGCTCGCAGATTTTTAACAAGTCTCTGCTGGCGAAGTTCTCATGGGCTATGGATTGCGATCCCAGCTTCAGATTTTGACAGGCCTTTTCAAATTTCTTTCTTTGCCATTGCATATGTTGGGGTCGATACTTGCAGTTTCTATTGGACAGGATTACAAGTCATAATTCATATTTTTCTCCTCTGGATTCTGGTGCTGGCATTTGCGTCCATGGAAATGAGCCTTTATCTGTCTGTCCGAGCGgccttttctatttttttcctttgtttatTCTAAGACAACGGGAAAAAACTGAGACAATCCTCTGCAGAGTAGATATTTTAGAGTTGTACCGTTACTCTTATAGAATGTTCCATTGCATAATTCAACATTCTAATGAAATGTGGTCTATTTGCATTAGTGAAGAAGCAAGTTCAGTGGATATGGAATACTTACAGAATTGTCTTCTTTGTGGTTAGGTTGCTAATGTATAGACCCTTTTTTCAGAATTTATTGTACAAGGAAGTGTAAGTCATTTGATTTCCTTTCAAGTCAAGAGTCTATTAGAGTTGAAATTGGAAGTATCAATCAAAACTGCTGTCTCATGAAACTTTATtgctatattttttttgaatgatTAGCAGTTCCTCGATTGGAGTTCCGTGTTCAAATGTCGTTTAACTCGAGGTCAATACCCTTTACTGTCAAATTGGGAGTACAAATGAATactttttttggtgcaaatgtgCCATAATAGCGGGATAAATATTTTTTGGAGTACGAATGAATATATGAAGGAGGATAGTCACAATTGATTAAGCAGATACGAAGTACATTCTCAATCGGTCTCATAATCTCATTACCTTAAAATAACAAGGTTGAAGAAGATCCGTATATTTCTCTTTTTTAATCGCTTTTAATCAATGAGATCAACAACAATTTCTCCGTATATACAAACAAGTTTAATGGTGGATAAAGGTCCAGGGAAATTGAGTATTCAGATAAAAAGTGATTATACAATTATGCAGTTTGGGCAGAGCTTCTGATAGGTTGGGCTGTCCCTTATTTTAGCTAAATGTGGGCTGGAAAGTCCTGGTAAGGATTATAAAAACCGGAGTAGCTCACGTGCAAGCACAAATAttctaaaataatttttatttgacAATTTTTTTATGAAACTCTTGGACATATTTATTTAAtcatattttatatgcttagtttgttAATTCGACCAAAATATTCGATGTGCTTAATATGCTAAGTTGACCAACATATTGAAATACTTATTCCTGTAAAATGCGTAAGTGTACTTATTATTATGAAACGTAAGAGTACACCGCATGATCTTATCTTTTGTTGGTGCTCATTGGAAGTAGAAAAAGATGTCATTTGAACTTGTTGACTCCTATCTGGCTATCTTATGTTATACTTCATCttgtttatcttatttgaacttattaatccttattttatttttaaataaatgaaaataagttAAACTGAATGAAGCACCTCATAATAAAATAAGAGGAAaatttttcataaataaaaaatacaccacttaataaaatacgggcgattacaaataaaaatacaccacttaaTAAAATACGAATCGAGTACTTGACAATTAAAGTTACTTTTTTGTTCAAAATTATTGTGGATCTTAGAGCTggcaatgggttgggttgggtcgaaatcaggtcgacccatttataaacgggttgagattttcccaacccaacccgacctgtttaattaaacgggttgagattttcaacccaacccaacccaactataaacgggttgacctgaagttgacccgtttaatttttttttcccacttttaattGTAAATTGATTTGACTATAGAATTGCGAGGTGATTTTGTTAGGGCATATCTCATTGcaaaaagtaatttttcaatatgtatttgacatgaatcaaaacgtcaaataattattcaatgttgaagggaaaatgagaaataaaatctttcaaatcacattatacatatatatattacatactttcttgcacttaaacgggttagacgggttgttttcgggttgaaaatttcaacctgacccaacccatttaattaaacgggttgggttgggttgacccatttaattaaacgggttgaaaatcttgacccaaccctttattattgggttgggttcgggttgggttggtgggttgggtcaaTTTTTGCCAGCTCTAGTGGATCTAGATGTAGATCGAGCCACGAGGTCATGATATATACAAAATTTGTCAACGGTTAGTCTTACGTGTAGAATGACTTAAGAATTGATGTATAGAAGTAAACGTCATCTTTGAAAGGGCACCAACGTCATCCACACTTGAAGGAGACATAATCATAATTCAATCATTAAtcaattacggagtactccgtatccCAGAGCATGATTGATATACTTGATAGTGATGTTTAATCGATCCATCAAGTCAACTAATTCCACTTTTTTGTTCCTAtctcaaaaataaaaaaccacTTGAGTTATTAAAATATTACTCTTTCCATCTTCCAAATAATATAATAGTCCGTACTTTGTGGTAGTAGTTGACTACGGAGTAATATTTATTCTTTTGTTGTATGGTTGGAACTTGGAAGTCCACATTTTCTTTTTGACTTTTACAGCAGTTGTGATTGAGAATGGGCTGGGTCGCCGAGATATCACACAGGTTGTCTGAACCTGACACGAAATTAATCCAATACAAAACGAGCTCGTTGTAATCAAATGTGATAGGAGAGGCGTGTTGATGGTGGCTTATAGATTGTTCATGGACATTATTATAGAAACTTGACATGAGATGTCGGCCCTAACCACACGTAAGCACACTTATTTTTAaccaattaacaaaataataataaaaatagtaGGGGTGTCATTCTGAACTTATGTTATTTGAATTTAGTTATCAAGGTGTACTCagtataggtaaaagttatttgAATTTATAAATGGAGATGAAAAATAAACTGATTCAGTTCATAGATAAAAGTTATGAATTACAACAACTATTTATAAGCAACATAAACAACTACGTACCTAACATTAAGAAATATGATTAATCACATAATCCATTAACTCActaactataattttgggagcATTTCCAACACCCGGGTCTCTTATTTTCCTAAACATATATGACATTATTAtttatgaaataaattaataaggTGAACATGACAAAGCTAAGTATTCATTTATATTGTACTACGTACTTTTATGTTTCCTGAATTTATCCTATATGGAAAAatgtaaataaattaaattaaaaaagtgGAAACAACGTAGGGTGGATATAACATTATATTATATTGCAATCGGTAGTTTTATTTCATCCAGATTCCAGACATTGATATTGGAAAAAtgtaaacaaattaaattacaCCATGCTCATGATCTACAAGTACTTATTTGGATCAAAggccaataataataataaaatataaaaaccaAGTACAACAAGTAACACTCTTTAATTTCCTCATGCAATGCAAATCGAAGTtggtttatttaatttaatttactcCCACTTATAAACATGATTCATTTCCGAAAATTGCAAGTGTTGCAAATTCAATGAATCATCAAAATCACAAAACTGATTGTTAGTGCACCCCTCTACATCCACATATGAACTAGCCATATCCATGTAATTTGGCTGCTGATTGACACAATCAATAGTAAAATCATCCCCTATTGATGGGTTTGGGGTCTTCAATGAAGCAAATTGATCACCATTACGCTGTAGGTGTACATTAGTTGAAAAAGATGATGAAATTAGGGCATCAGAATTAAGGTTTTGTGTAGGTTTTTTTGACTCAAAGCTTATCAAGTTGGTAACATCTTTTTCAGAAGAATCCAACATGTTTATCTCAGGGAtaatattgttgttgttgttgttgttgttgtttaagAGAGGGTGGCAAGTATGGCAAGCATAGTGAATAATCCTGTATTTTGTTGGATTGTTTGATATCTTTTGGACATGTTTGGTTGCTTGACAATTCTGATCTTCTCTGTATGCGCACCTGTAGTATTCCCTATTTTTATCgagaataaaataattaattaaagatattaatgaatgatttgaatcattAATTTCATATTTGTACTAAACAAGCTAGGTAATTAAAAAGCTAGCTTGTATATACCTTGGGTGCTTTGAGTTTAAAATTGGCTTCTGCCCATACTTTCTCCATGCGTAGCCATCAGGTGCAAGATTAGGGGTTTCAATCGTCCTAATTATGCATACAATCAAAAAATCAATGTTACTCTCTCAAAATTACAATACTGTCTGTTTAATTACTAGATTTTTTTGAATGAGTCATGAAAAACAATAGAATTACAAATTGGGGAAGgcacatttgaacttgagatatattatacatgttataacGGATGTaaagaaatattaaattaacgtaattaaagaacgcagagatttaacgtggttcactaataatgtgttagctacgtccacaggcagaggggaggaaagttttattgattttgaggaatacagattacagaatacgGCTAGGTTATCTTATGACCtaaagagtttatat encodes:
- the LOC110789295 gene encoding WRKY DNA-binding transcription factor 70-like, with the protein product MDMKTVEEELKRGWEATSQLRALLFPPQLECGIESSNRELNRYYDNELIIPFLESQYTTIINSFNTSISILKQFSESSKPSINHKINRCRKSRTIETPNLAPDGYAWRKYGQKPILNSKHPREYYRCAYREDQNCQATKHVQKISNNPTKYRIIHYACHTCHPLLNNNNNNNNNIIPEINMLDSSEKDVTNLISFESKKPTQNLNSDALISSSFSTNVHLQRNGDQFASLKTPNPSIGDDFTIDCVNQQPNYMDMASSYVDVEGCTNNQFCDFDDSLNLQHLQFSEMNHVYKWE